A region of Moorena sp. SIOASIH DNA encodes the following proteins:
- a CDS encoding AAA family ATPase produces the protein MNFNDEFELLLRARYPLLYIPTLEEERVETAIKQSAKRLGNRGVYIWDFVDGYQGNPNDIGFGRRNPLQALEFVDRIGESAAAIFVLRDFHRFLEDVSVARKLRNLARTLKSQPKNIVIVTPQVSVPSDLTEVLTVLEFPLPTASEIKAEVKRLLGATGQNLTEKIIDELVRSALGLSLERIRRVLARGIASNNAIQPSDVELILEEKRQSIRQTQILEFYPTQEKISDIGGLDNLKDWLLRRGGAFTEQARQYGLPHPRGLLLVGIQGTGKSLTAKAIANHWHLPLLRLDVGRLFGGLVGESESRTRQMIQLAEALAPCILWIDEIDKAFSGLSSKGDAGTTSRVFGTFISWLAEKKSPVFVVATANNIQALPPEMLRKGRFDEIFFVGLPNQEERRAIFDLHLSRLRPHNLKSYALDRLAYETPDFSGAEIEQTLIEAMHIGFSQNRDFTTDDILEAASQIIPLARTAQEQIQFLQDWAAAGKARMASRNSPLNDRIQRQLQ, from the coding sequence ATGAATTTCAATGACGAGTTTGAGCTTCTGCTACGTGCTCGCTACCCTTTGTTATATATTCCCACTCTAGAAGAAGAGCGAGTAGAAACAGCGATCAAGCAATCCGCTAAACGTTTGGGTAATCGTGGTGTCTATATCTGGGATTTTGTGGATGGTTACCAAGGAAACCCTAATGATATCGGCTTTGGACGCCGCAACCCCTTACAAGCTTTAGAATTTGTAGATAGAATTGGCGAAAGTGCTGCTGCCATCTTTGTATTAAGAGATTTTCACCGATTCTTAGAGGATGTATCAGTTGCTCGTAAACTCAGAAATCTGGCACGTACCCTCAAATCCCAGCCTAAGAATATAGTTATCGTTACCCCCCAAGTGTCGGTTCCCTCGGATTTAACCGAAGTCCTGACAGTGCTGGAATTCCCCTTACCAACCGCATCGGAAATTAAAGCTGAGGTGAAACGTTTGTTGGGGGCAACGGGTCAAAATCTGACTGAGAAAATCATTGATGAGCTGGTGCGGTCGGCTCTTGGTCTTTCCTTAGAAAGGATTCGTCGAGTCCTAGCTCGTGGGATTGCCTCTAATAATGCGATCCAACCTTCAGATGTGGAACTGATTTTAGAAGAAAAGCGCCAATCGATTAGGCAAACCCAGATCCTAGAGTTCTACCCAACCCAAGAAAAAATTTCCGACATCGGTGGCTTAGACAACCTCAAAGACTGGCTACTGCGACGGGGTGGAGCATTTACAGAACAGGCGCGACAATACGGGTTACCCCATCCTCGTGGTTTACTATTAGTGGGGATTCAAGGAACTGGGAAATCCTTAACTGCAAAAGCGATCGCAAACCACTGGCACCTACCCCTGCTACGTTTAGATGTCGGTCGTCTATTTGGTGGCTTAGTAGGGGAATCAGAATCCCGTACTCGGCAAATGATTCAGCTAGCCGAAGCTCTCGCTCCCTGCATCCTCTGGATTGATGAAATTGACAAAGCCTTCTCTGGTCTATCCTCTAAAGGGGATGCAGGCACAACCAGTCGTGTATTTGGTACCTTTATTAGCTGGTTAGCTGAGAAGAAATCCCCAGTATTTGTGGTAGCTACTGCCAACAATATCCAAGCCTTACCCCCAGAAATGCTCCGCAAAGGTCGATTTGACGAAATCTTTTTTGTTGGTTTGCCCAACCAGGAAGAACGTCGTGCTATTTTTGACCTACACCTATCCCGGCTGCGACCTCATAATCTCAAGAGTTATGCTTTAGACCGATTAGCCTACGAAACCCCTGATTTTTCTGGGGCAGAAATTGAGCAGACCCTGATCGAAGCCATGCACATCGGCTTTAGCCAAAACCGAGACTTCACCACAGATGATATTCTCGAAGCCGCTAGCCAAATTATCCCCTTAGCACGGACAGCCCAAGAGCAAATCCAATTCTTACAGGATTGGGCAGCTGCCGGAAAAGCTCGTATGGCTTCTCGCAATAGCCCCTTAAATGATCGGATTCAGCGACAACTCCAGTAA
- a CDS encoding SH3 domain-containing protein — protein sequence MNLSKIAQFIIGFILGIAILAGAAVGTVYYFFTKLAVEPEKPVFAEERPKTSPSPKAQPTSSSGESKPATTPKPIPSPSPLPKLEPGAYRASVTWPQGLILRDSPSLNAKRIGGIGYKQTLIILGYSDDKRWQRVRLPGSDQKGWVKAGNVKKID from the coding sequence ATGAATCTTTCCAAGATAGCTCAGTTTATCATTGGTTTTATTCTCGGCATTGCCATCTTAGCAGGTGCTGCTGTTGGTACAGTTTATTACTTCTTTACTAAACTAGCAGTTGAGCCTGAAAAACCCGTCTTTGCTGAGGAGCGACCCAAGACGTCACCTTCACCAAAAGCTCAGCCCACCAGTTCATCTGGGGAGTCTAAACCAGCAACTACTCCCAAACCCATTCCTAGTCCTAGTCCTTTACCAAAACTAGAACCGGGTGCTTATCGAGCCAGTGTTACCTGGCCACAGGGGTTGATTCTTCGGGACTCCCCTAGCCTGAACGCTAAACGCATAGGTGGTATTGGCTACAAGCAGACCCTGATCATCCTCGGATACAGTGATGATAAGCGATGGCAGAGAGTACGCTTGCCTGGTAGTGATCAAAAAGGTTGGGTTAAAGCAGGTAATGTCAAAAAAATAGACTAA
- a CDS encoding peptidoglycan-binding protein: protein METLAYLHLALSEEELADTPAVLTESNQTFFQWLKEYKLVTHHRIYLLLLVATLSIVGMAEEALAQRVLREGRRGADVTEVQGRLRELGYFNRQPTGYFGSITKNAVIRFQRDKGLPADGEVGPRTRAALFPSQTRVAPSLRNVNQSGLRRGSRGSAVTEVQRQLRELGYFNADPTGYFGPVTEQAVIRFQTDYGLRADGIVGSQTRAELSNALVTQSQPFGFLPGEMPLPPADFSSEEPIAFGTPIRRKELRPGDRGREVIRLQEALRSRGFNPGPVDGRYGEQTEDAVFKFQIRNNNLLPTGIADLQTLQALGLIDINPEPEKNRYVVVIPIHNDNVLREVLRQTTLTRENISDNGRGGYFNAGAFSSRSEAESRSYELRSQGFDARVAYF, encoded by the coding sequence ATGGAGACCCTTGCCTATCTTCATCTTGCCTTAAGCGAAGAAGAACTTGCAGATACTCCTGCGGTTTTGACGGAGTCGAATCAAACATTTTTTCAGTGGCTGAAGGAGTATAAGCTAGTTACTCACCATCGGATTTATTTACTGTTGCTAGTTGCCACACTTAGCATTGTGGGGATGGCAGAAGAAGCCCTAGCCCAAAGGGTGCTGCGGGAAGGTCGTAGGGGAGCTGATGTAACAGAGGTTCAGGGTCGTTTGCGAGAACTCGGGTATTTCAATCGGCAACCAACTGGCTATTTTGGTTCAATTACTAAAAATGCTGTGATTCGGTTCCAACGAGACAAGGGGCTTCCTGCTGATGGGGAAGTCGGACCACGAACCAGAGCAGCACTCTTTCCATCGCAAACCAGAGTAGCACCGTCCCTTAGGAATGTTAATCAATCTGGACTCAGACGAGGGTCTCGTGGATCAGCGGTTACGGAAGTGCAGCGACAGTTAAGAGAACTGGGTTATTTCAATGCCGACCCAACCGGTTACTTTGGTCCGGTTACAGAACAAGCAGTGATTCGATTCCAAACAGACTATGGTCTCAGGGCGGATGGGATTGTGGGATCACAAACTAGAGCAGAACTATCTAATGCATTAGTTACTCAATCACAACCGTTTGGATTCCTGCCTGGGGAGATGCCTCTTCCTCCTGCTGACTTTAGCAGTGAAGAACCGATAGCATTTGGTACTCCTATCCGTAGAAAGGAACTACGACCAGGCGATCGCGGTCGAGAGGTTATACGGCTTCAGGAAGCGTTGAGATCTCGGGGGTTTAATCCCGGTCCGGTTGATGGGAGATATGGCGAACAAACTGAGGATGCAGTGTTTAAATTTCAGATACGTAATAATAATCTACTTCCAACCGGGATAGCTGATTTACAAACCCTGCAAGCATTGGGACTTATTGATATAAATCCTGAACCTGAGAAGAATCGCTATGTGGTGGTGATCCCCATTCATAATGATAATGTGCTGCGTGAAGTGCTACGTCAGACGACTCTGACTCGTGAGAATATATCTGATAACGGTCGAGGCGGTTATTTTAATGCTGGAGCATTCTCTAGCCGTAGTGAAGCGGAAAGTCGTTCCTATGAATTGCGATCGCAAGGATTTGATGCCCGGGTAGCCTATTTTTAA
- the sigC gene encoding RNA polymerase sigma factor SigC: MPATPFYADTELDHETSAYSFELNGPRDDGEGSVDDLVDVEIEGVDAASLTKNSTRRTTDLVRLYLQEIGRVRLLRRDEEVSEAQKVQRYMKLLRLRNKSAISEDKVMERFVHLIETHDRLASQLGHRPSLERWATAAGIDVSQLKPSMSAGKLRWAELAELTFKELEQVQAQGLQAKEHMIKANLRLVVSVAKKYQNRGLELLDLIQEGTLGLERAVEKFDPTKGYRFSTYAYWWIRQGITRAIATQSRTIRLPVHITEKLNKIKKAQRKISQERGRTATIDDIAVELEMTAAQVREVLLRVPRSVSLEIKVGKERDTELGDLLETEETSPEEVLMREALQRDLQQLLADLTNRERDVIRMRFGLGDNQPYSLAEIGRALDLSRERVRQIEAKALQKLRQPKRRNRVRDYLEALS; this comes from the coding sequence ATGCCAGCCACTCCTTTCTATGCCGACACAGAATTAGATCACGAGACTTCTGCCTATAGCTTTGAGCTTAATGGCCCAAGGGACGATGGGGAAGGATCAGTGGATGACTTAGTTGATGTGGAGATTGAGGGTGTAGACGCGGCTAGCTTAACTAAAAATAGCACCCGTCGCACCACCGACCTAGTTCGGTTATATCTCCAGGAAATTGGTCGGGTTCGTCTACTGAGGCGAGATGAGGAAGTCTCGGAAGCTCAAAAAGTTCAGCGCTACATGAAACTACTACGGCTGCGCAATAAGTCGGCTATATCCGAGGATAAAGTCATGGAGCGCTTTGTCCACCTGATTGAAACCCATGATCGTCTAGCGTCCCAGTTAGGTCACCGTCCTTCCTTAGAACGGTGGGCAACGGCTGCAGGAATTGACGTTTCTCAACTGAAGCCGAGTATGTCAGCTGGAAAACTGCGTTGGGCAGAGTTAGCCGAACTGACGTTCAAAGAGCTAGAGCAGGTACAAGCTCAGGGGCTTCAAGCTAAGGAACATATGATCAAAGCTAACCTACGTCTGGTAGTGTCAGTAGCGAAGAAGTATCAAAACCGTGGCCTGGAACTCCTAGACTTAATCCAGGAAGGAACTCTGGGATTAGAGCGAGCGGTTGAGAAATTTGACCCGACCAAAGGCTACCGATTTAGCACCTATGCTTACTGGTGGATCCGTCAAGGAATTACCAGGGCGATCGCTACCCAAAGCCGTACCATTCGCCTGCCAGTTCACATTACTGAGAAGCTCAATAAAATCAAAAAAGCCCAACGGAAGATTTCCCAGGAACGTGGCCGCACAGCAACCATTGACGATATTGCTGTGGAATTAGAAATGACTGCCGCTCAGGTACGAGAAGTATTACTACGAGTACCTCGCTCTGTTTCTTTGGAAATTAAAGTTGGTAAGGAACGAGACACTGAATTGGGAGATTTACTCGAAACTGAGGAAACCTCTCCAGAAGAAGTGTTGATGCGAGAAGCCTTACAACGGGATTTACAGCAACTCCTAGCGGATCTAACCAACCGTGAACGGGATGTGATTCGGATGCGGTTCGGCTTGGGAGATAACCAGCCTTACTCTCTAGCTGAGATTGGTCGCGCTTTAGATCTATCTCGCGAGCGGGTACGCCAAATCGAAGCTAAGGCGTTACAAAAGTTGCGGCAACCCAAGCGCCGTAACCGAGTTCGGGATTATCTGGAAGCTTTGAGCTAA
- a CDS encoding NAD(P)H-dependent glycerol-3-phosphate dehydrogenase yields the protein MTNITIIGAGVWGTALNSLASQNGDQVRLWSRRSQTKLADAIESSNIILSAVSMSGVNSVAQQLKGLSVSPDVILVTATKGLDLQTTRTPSQIWQAEFPNNPVVVLSGPNLSKEIKQGLPAATVVASTDVKATQILQQAFSSPNFRVYTNRDPLGVELGGTLKNVMAIASGTCDGLQLGTNAKAALLTRGLTEMIRIGEDWGAKVETFYGLSGLGDLLATCSSSLSRNYQVGYQLAQGQKLADILANLEGTAEGVNTTKVVIERAKLKKISVPITYQVHRLLQGEITPQAAVEALMLRDSKPE from the coding sequence ATGACCAACATCACTATAATCGGAGCTGGTGTTTGGGGTACAGCCCTCAATAGCTTAGCCTCTCAAAACGGTGATCAGGTTCGTTTGTGGTCCCGTCGGAGTCAGACAAAATTAGCAGATGCCATAGAATCTAGCAATATTATCCTTTCTGCTGTTTCCATGTCGGGGGTAAATTCTGTAGCGCAACAGCTAAAGGGCTTATCAGTATCTCCTGATGTGATATTGGTCACAGCGACTAAGGGGTTAGATTTGCAAACCACCCGTACTCCCTCCCAAATCTGGCAAGCTGAATTTCCCAACAATCCTGTAGTCGTGCTATCAGGTCCTAATCTCTCCAAAGAAATTAAACAAGGACTCCCAGCCGCTACAGTAGTAGCTAGCACAGATGTAAAAGCAACTCAGATACTACAACAGGCGTTTTCTTCGCCAAATTTCCGAGTTTACACCAATCGAGACCCCCTCGGTGTAGAACTAGGGGGTACCCTGAAAAATGTGATGGCGATCGCATCCGGAACCTGTGATGGTTTACAACTAGGAACAAATGCCAAAGCAGCTTTACTAACCCGTGGACTTACAGAAATGATTCGTATTGGTGAAGATTGGGGTGCTAAGGTAGAAACATTTTATGGTTTGTCGGGACTAGGAGATTTACTGGCAACCTGTAGTAGTAGCCTCAGTCGCAATTATCAAGTTGGTTATCAGCTCGCTCAGGGTCAGAAACTTGCAGATATTCTCGCCAACTTGGAGGGAACTGCAGAAGGGGTTAACACTACAAAGGTTGTGATCGAACGAGCTAAGCTCAAAAAAATTTCAGTACCCATTACTTATCAAGTCCATCGATTGCTCCAAGGGGAGATTACCCCCCAAGCTGCTGTTGAAGCTCTAATGCTACGAGATAGTAAGCCAGAGTAA
- the lipA gene encoding lipoyl synthase, translated as MVVKPEWLRVKAPQWQRVGNIKETLRDLALNTVCEEASCPNIGECFNAGTATFLIMGPACTRACPYCDIDFEKKPKALDSTEPTRLAEAVQRMGLNHVVITSVNRDDLPDGGASQFVQCIEAIRLVSPDTTIEVLIPDLCGNWDALETILQAKPEVLNHNTETVPRIYRKVRPQGDYQRSLELLMRTRNLAPSVYSKSGIMVGLGETDAEVRQVMADLRQVDCDILTIGQYLQPTQKHLKIYEFITPNQFDTWKEYGESLGFLQVVSSPLTRSSYHAEQVRELMQRYPR; from the coding sequence GTGGTAGTTAAACCAGAATGGTTGCGAGTCAAAGCGCCCCAATGGCAGCGTGTCGGCAATATTAAAGAAACCTTAAGAGATTTGGCCCTCAATACTGTCTGTGAAGAAGCCTCTTGTCCGAATATCGGTGAGTGCTTCAATGCTGGTACCGCCACCTTTTTAATTATGGGACCAGCCTGTACCCGTGCTTGTCCCTACTGCGATATTGACTTTGAGAAAAAACCCAAAGCCCTTGACTCCACTGAACCCACACGGCTAGCGGAAGCGGTGCAGCGCATGGGTCTAAATCATGTGGTTATTACCTCTGTCAACCGGGATGATTTACCCGATGGTGGAGCTTCCCAGTTTGTACAGTGCATTGAAGCCATTCGCCTGGTCTCACCTGATACCACTATTGAGGTTTTAATCCCAGACTTGTGCGGGAACTGGGATGCCCTCGAAACGATTCTTCAAGCTAAACCCGAAGTCCTCAATCACAATACAGAAACAGTACCCCGAATCTATCGGAAAGTACGGCCTCAAGGGGATTATCAGCGCTCCCTTGAATTACTGATGCGGACGCGAAACTTGGCTCCATCGGTTTACAGCAAATCTGGTATAATGGTGGGTTTAGGAGAAACTGATGCCGAAGTCCGGCAAGTCATGGCGGATTTAAGGCAAGTAGACTGCGACATCTTAACTATTGGTCAGTATCTTCAACCCACTCAAAAACACCTAAAAATTTATGAATTCATAACCCCTAACCAATTTGATACCTGGAAAGAGTATGGTGAATCCCTCGGTTTCCTGCAAGTTGTTTCCTCTCCCCTCACCCGCAGTTCCTATCATGCCGAGCAAGTTCGAGAATTAATGCAGCGGTATCCCCGATGA
- the tsaD gene encoding tRNA (adenosine(37)-N6)-threonylcarbamoyltransferase complex transferase subunit TsaD: protein MACVLAIETSCDETAVAIVKNRKCCSNIVTSQIPMHRQYGGVVPEVASRSHLEIINNAIAQALEAAQLDWGAIDGIAATCAPGLVGSLLVGVTAAKTLAIVHNKPFVGVHHLEGHIYATYLSEPELEPPFLSLLVSGGHTSLIYVKTCGSYEILGATRDDAAGEAFDKVARLLKLGYPGGPAIDKLAREGNPKAFPLPEGKISLASGGYHPYDSSFSGLKTAVLRLVQKFEQEHSEIPVTDIAASFQETVVRSLTKRTIACALDYGLDTIVVGGGVAANSGLRQQLQAAATEHNLRVIFPPLKFCTDNAAMIGCAATDHLNRGHTSPLTLGVRSRMPITKVMELYSEVEGFRG, encoded by the coding sequence ATGGCTTGTGTTTTAGCAATAGAAACCAGTTGTGATGAAACAGCTGTGGCGATTGTTAAAAATCGTAAATGTTGTAGCAATATCGTTACTTCCCAAATTCCTATGCATCGGCAGTATGGGGGTGTGGTGCCAGAGGTAGCATCCCGTAGCCATCTAGAAATTATCAATAATGCGATCGCGCAAGCCCTAGAAGCAGCTCAACTGGACTGGGGCGCAATTGACGGCATTGCTGCTACCTGCGCTCCCGGCTTAGTGGGCTCTCTACTAGTGGGGGTCACAGCTGCCAAAACTCTGGCCATTGTCCACAACAAGCCCTTTGTAGGTGTCCATCATCTAGAAGGTCATATTTACGCCACCTATCTCAGTGAGCCAGAACTAGAACCACCATTTTTGAGTCTATTGGTGTCTGGTGGTCACACTAGCTTAATTTATGTCAAAACCTGTGGTAGCTATGAGATACTGGGCGCAACCCGTGATGATGCTGCCGGTGAAGCCTTTGATAAGGTAGCACGATTATTAAAGTTAGGCTATCCCGGAGGACCAGCTATAGATAAGTTAGCACGAGAGGGAAACCCCAAAGCTTTTCCCTTGCCAGAGGGTAAGATTTCCCTTGCTAGTGGTGGTTATCATCCCTATGACTCCAGTTTTAGCGGCTTGAAGACAGCGGTGCTACGGTTGGTGCAAAAATTCGAGCAGGAACACTCAGAAATTCCAGTGACCGACATTGCTGCCAGCTTTCAGGAAACCGTAGTGCGATCGCTTACCAAGCGTACCATTGCTTGTGCTCTCGACTATGGTCTGGACACGATTGTGGTTGGGGGTGGGGTGGCTGCCAATAGTGGATTGAGACAACAGTTGCAAGCTGCAGCAACTGAGCATAATTTGCGAGTTATTTTCCCTCCCCTGAAGTTTTGTACCGATAATGCCGCAATGATTGGCTGTGCCGCAACTGACCATTTAAATCGAGGACATACTTCCCCTTTAACTTTGGGGGTGCGATCGCGAATGCCTATCACTAAGGTTATGGAACTTTACTCAGAGGTTGAAGGTTTCAGAGGTTGA
- a CDS encoding Photosystem I reaction center subunit III translates to MRRLLALIFAVSVWFCAISPASASLDHLTPCSESAAFQARKAEFVNTTADPNSGANRFERYSQALCGDEGYPHLIVDGRFSHMGDFLIPSLLFLYITGWIGWAGRSYLQAIQKGKNPEEKEVIIDVPLAFSKMLMAASWPLLAFKEITTGEMFAKDDEITVSPR, encoded by the coding sequence ATGCGACGATTGTTAGCTTTAATTTTTGCCGTCTCTGTGTGGTTTTGCGCCATCAGCCCAGCCTCTGCTTCTTTGGATCATCTCACCCCTTGTAGTGAGTCTGCTGCATTTCAAGCCCGGAAGGCTGAGTTCGTAAACACTACAGCTGACCCCAATTCCGGTGCGAACCGATTTGAGCGGTATTCTCAAGCACTTTGTGGTGATGAGGGATATCCTCACTTGATTGTGGATGGTCGTTTCTCCCATATGGGTGACTTCCTCATTCCTAGCTTACTCTTCCTCTATATCACTGGCTGGATTGGCTGGGCAGGTCGCAGCTATCTACAAGCGATTCAAAAGGGTAAGAACCCAGAAGAAAAAGAAGTCATCATTGATGTGCCCTTGGCATTTAGTAAAATGCTAATGGCTGCCTCATGGCCTTTGTTAGCATTCAAAGAAATCACCACTGGTGAAATGTTTGCGAAAGATGATGAGATTACTGTCTCACCACGCTAG
- the psaJ gene encoding photosystem I reaction center subunit IX encodes MQDLVKYLSLAPVLLAVWMTITAGILIEFNRFFPDLLFHPL; translated from the coding sequence ATGCAGGATTTAGTCAAGTATTTGTCCCTAGCACCAGTGTTGTTGGCTGTTTGGATGACCATTACGGCTGGAATTTTGATTGAATTTAACCGCTTTTTCCCTGATCTACTTTTCCATCCGTTGTAA
- the purH gene encoding bifunctional phosphoribosylaminoimidazolecarboxamide formyltransferase/IMP cyclohydrolase has translation MANLALLSVSDKTGLIDFARQLVEEFEFDLISSGGTAKALQSEGLPVTKVSDYTGFPEILGGRVKTLHPRIHGGILGRRDLPEDVAEMETNQIRPIDLVVVNLYPFEETVAKPDVSLAEAIETIDIGGPTLLRAAAKNYAHLTVLCNPSQYQDYLQELRQNGNQPSIEFRQACAIEVFGHTAAYDHAIASYLIGYEDRVSLPKRFTLSGQQRQSLRYGENPHQPASWYQTGTVPTGWAAATKLQGKELSYNNLVDLEAARRIINEFTDTPAAAILKHTNPCGVALAETLSQAYQKAFNADSISAFGGIVALNQPIDAATAVALKKTFLECVVAPGCEPEAQEILSAKSKLRVLLLPDLQTGAKQTVKAIAGGFLVQAADDAMDNPENWQVVSQKQPTPDQMAELLFAWKVCKHVKSNAIVVTRDRTTLGVGAGQMNRVGAVNIALEQAGENSKNAILASDGFFPFDDSVRTAAKAGIEAIVQPGGSLRDQDSIQAADELGLVMVITGMRHFLH, from the coding sequence ATGGCAAATCTGGCACTGCTGAGTGTATCTGACAAAACTGGACTAATCGACTTTGCCCGTCAGCTAGTAGAAGAATTTGAATTTGATTTAATCAGCAGTGGCGGAACGGCTAAAGCCTTGCAATCAGAAGGTTTGCCGGTAACGAAAGTGTCTGATTACACTGGCTTTCCAGAAATTTTGGGTGGCAGGGTGAAAACCCTACATCCAAGAATTCATGGCGGAATTTTGGGAAGGCGAGATTTGCCCGAAGATGTGGCAGAAATGGAGACAAACCAGATTCGTCCCATTGATTTGGTGGTGGTGAATCTCTATCCATTTGAAGAGACTGTTGCTAAACCGGACGTGAGTTTAGCAGAAGCAATTGAAACTATCGATATCGGTGGTCCAACACTGCTGAGGGCAGCTGCGAAAAACTATGCTCACTTGACAGTGCTGTGTAATCCCAGTCAGTATCAGGATTACTTACAGGAGTTGCGCCAGAATGGAAATCAACCATCAATCGAATTCCGTCAGGCTTGCGCTATAGAGGTTTTTGGTCATACCGCTGCCTATGACCATGCGATCGCATCCTACCTGATCGGGTACGAAGATCGAGTGTCCCTACCAAAACGATTTACCTTGTCTGGACAACAGCGCCAATCTCTACGCTATGGCGAGAATCCCCATCAACCGGCATCGTGGTATCAAACCGGAACGGTTCCCACAGGTTGGGCTGCAGCCACTAAACTTCAGGGTAAGGAACTCAGTTACAACAACCTGGTGGATTTAGAAGCTGCACGGCGGATCATTAACGAATTTACTGACACTCCAGCCGCAGCAATTCTCAAGCACACCAATCCTTGTGGGGTAGCCTTGGCAGAAACCCTCTCGCAAGCCTATCAGAAAGCATTCAATGCTGACTCTATTTCTGCCTTCGGTGGAATTGTGGCATTAAATCAACCCATTGATGCTGCTACAGCTGTTGCGTTAAAGAAAACTTTCTTAGAATGTGTAGTCGCACCAGGCTGTGAACCAGAAGCTCAAGAAATTCTCAGTGCTAAGTCGAAGCTAAGGGTGTTGCTATTACCAGACTTACAGACCGGAGCAAAGCAAACCGTGAAAGCTATTGCAGGGGGGTTTCTGGTACAAGCTGCGGATGATGCCATGGATAATCCTGAGAATTGGCAAGTGGTAAGCCAAAAGCAACCTACTCCTGACCAAATGGCAGAATTATTATTTGCTTGGAAGGTGTGTAAGCATGTTAAATCTAATGCCATTGTCGTGACACGCGATCGCACAACCTTAGGTGTGGGTGCCGGTCAAATGAATCGGGTAGGTGCAGTCAATATAGCCTTAGAACAGGCTGGGGAAAATAGCAAAAACGCTATCCTTGCTAGTGATGGATTCTTCCCCTTCGATGACTCAGTGCGGACAGCTGCTAAAGCAGGGATTGAGGCAATTGTGCAACCGGGTGGTAGTTTACGAGATCAAGACTCGATTCAGGCAGCAGATGAACTGGGATTAGTAATGGTAATCACCGGTATGCGCCACTTTTTACATTAG